A portion of the Cygnus olor isolate bCygOlo1 chromosome 15, bCygOlo1.pri.v2, whole genome shotgun sequence genome contains these proteins:
- the TEKT4 gene encoding tektin-4 codes for MAGPEAPGRALLSAEPPPPPVPASALPPRVPEAALKTGPDSSSGLATAGFRTAKYLPPEWHQGNYAQYHRAFASCQEAERNRDEAKELCQRAAAAAQRAQQDSTAALGQRLQDIHFWKGELQKEIEDLDAETGLLAAQKQRLERALDATEVPYSIATDNLQCRERRQPPDLVCDEVERELLKEAELIRNIQELLKRTLMQASNQMRLNRDHREVCEMDWSDKVETYNIDDKCGRYNNQSTNIQFHPSSVKFEESASTPETWAKFSHDNIYKAEREKLASINLRALIDNILHDVSEDLRMQCAAVNEAFAKHLEELDDTKHKLEHHLKKTLKEIGDQEANIAALKQAIKDKEAPMKVAQTRLYDRSFRPNVELCRDAAQFRLINEVEELTESIESLKKKLLEAEQSLRNLEDTRMNLEKEIAVKTNSIFIDRQKCLAHRTRYPSTLKLAGYQ; via the exons ATGGCGGGGCCCGAGGCGCCCGGCCGGGCCCTGCTGAGTGCcgagcccccgccgccgccggtgCCCGCCTCCGCGCTGCCCCCCAGGGTGCCCGAGGCGGCGCTGAAAACCGGGCCCGACTCCTCCAGCGGCCTGGCCACGGCCGGCTTCCGCACTGCCAAGTACCTGCCCCCCGAGTGGCACCAGGGCAACTACGCCCAGTACCACCGGGCCTTTGCCAGCTGCCAGGAGGCCGAGCGCAACCGGGACGAGGCCAAGGAGCTGTGCCAGCgcgccgctgccgccgctcAGCGCGCTCAGCAGGACTCCACGGCCGCCCTAGGCCAGCGCCTGCAGGACATTCACTTCTGGAAGGGCGAGCTCCAGAAGGAGATCGAGGACCTGGACGCGGAGACCGGcctgctggcagcccagaaGCAGCGGCTGGAAAGGGCGCTCGATGCCACCGAGGTGCCCTACAGCATTGCCACCGATAACCTGCAGTGTCGGGAGCGCAGGCAGCCCCCGGACCTGGTCTGTGATGAGGTGGAGAGGGAGCTGCTGAAG GAAGCTGAACTTATAAGAAATATCCAGGAGCTTTTGAAAAGAACTTTGATGCAAGCTAGTAACCAGATGCG ATTAAATCGAGACCACAGAGAGGTTTGTGAGATGGACTGGTCAGACAAAGTTGAAACGTATAACATTGATGATAAATGTGGAAGATACAATAACCAGAGCACCAACATCCAGTTCCATCCTAGCTCAGTGAAGTTTGAAGAGAG tgcATCAACACCAGAGACATGGGCCAAGTTCAGTCATGACAACATCTATAAGGCAGAACGAGAAAAACTAGCTTCAATTAATCTTCGTGCCTTGATTGATAATATTCTTCATGACGTATCTGAGGACCTGAGGATGCAGTGTGCTGCTGTTAATGAGGCTTTTGCCAAACATCTGGAAGAGCTAGATGATACAAAACACAAACTAGAGCATCATTTGAAAAAA ACCCTCAAGGAGATTGGAGATCAAGAAGCTAACATTGCTGCTCTCAAGCAAGCTATCAAAGACAAAGAAGCCCCAATGAAAGTTGCCCAAACGAGGCTGTATGACAGGTCTTTTAGGCCCAATGTTGAGCTCTGCAGAGATGCAGCACAATTCAG GTTAATCAATGAAGTTGAAGAACTAACGGAGTCCATTgaatctctgaagaaaaaactgCTAGAAGCTGAACAGTCTCTGAGGAACCTGGAAGACACACGGatgaatttagaaaaagaaatagctgtgaaaacaaacagtatttttattgaTAGGCAAAAGTGCCTGGCCCATCGCACACGCTACCCTTCTACTCTTAAATTAGCAGGTTACCAGTAG